A region of Candidatus Syntrophosphaera sp. DNA encodes the following proteins:
- the murA gene encoding UDP-N-acetylglucosamine 1-carboxyvinyltransferase, translated as MDRFIIEGTRKLSGTIAVSGAKNVILPAMAACLLAPGKSVLRNVPNLIDLKTMAHVLRVLGARVDYGAGAMAIDSRDLCFNEAPYELVSKMRASIYVLGPLLARLGEARVSFPGGCAIGTRPVDLHLKAMEALGATINIEHGYIHARADKLTGADIHFEKSSVGATINALMAAVFARGTTRMFNAAMEPEVDSTIDLLNKMGANISGKGSTSLTIEGVEQLFPVEMQMIPDRIEAGTFLIAGALSTEPVTVENCEPGHLAILLDKLREAGCELEVGRSSITVVPPLKIKPVDITTLPYPSFPTDLQAQFTVLMSLAEGTSRIEDTIFPDRFMHIAELNRLQAEIRMDLNVATVTGVQALSGAEVMATDLRASAALVLAGMVAQGTTVVSRIYHIDRGYDRIEEKLNGIGARITRELA; from the coding sequence ATGGACCGCTTCATCATTGAAGGAACCCGCAAGCTGAGCGGCACGATCGCCGTCAGCGGGGCCAAGAACGTCATCCTGCCTGCGATGGCAGCCTGCCTGCTGGCACCCGGAAAATCCGTTCTGCGCAACGTGCCGAACCTGATCGACCTCAAAACCATGGCCCACGTGCTCCGCGTCCTCGGCGCCCGGGTGGATTACGGAGCTGGGGCCATGGCCATCGATTCCCGCGACCTTTGCTTCAACGAAGCCCCCTACGAGCTGGTGAGCAAGATGCGCGCTTCCATCTATGTATTGGGGCCGCTTTTGGCCAGGCTGGGCGAGGCGCGGGTCTCCTTCCCCGGAGGCTGCGCGATCGGCACCCGGCCCGTGGACCTGCATCTGAAGGCCATGGAAGCCCTCGGCGCAACGATCAATATCGAACACGGCTACATCCACGCCCGCGCGGATAAACTCACCGGAGCGGACATCCACTTTGAGAAATCCAGCGTCGGAGCCACGATCAACGCCCTCATGGCCGCGGTTTTCGCGCGGGGAACCACCCGCATGTTCAACGCCGCGATGGAGCCGGAGGTCGATTCCACCATCGACCTGCTGAACAAGATGGGCGCCAATATCTCCGGCAAAGGCAGCACCAGCCTCACCATCGAGGGGGTGGAACAACTTTTCCCTGTGGAGATGCAGATGATCCCGGACCGCATCGAAGCGGGGACATTCCTGATCGCCGGAGCCCTGAGCACGGAGCCGGTCACGGTGGAGAACTGCGAACCGGGGCATCTGGCCATCCTGCTGGATAAACTTCGCGAAGCTGGCTGCGAACTGGAAGTCGGCCGGTCCAGCATCACCGTCGTCCCCCCATTGAAGATCAAGCCGGTGGACATCACAACCCTGCCCTATCCAAGTTTCCCCACCGACCTGCAGGCCCAGTTCACCGTCCTGATGTCTCTGGCGGAAGGGACCAGCCGGATCGAAGACACGATCTTTCCGGACCGCTTCATGCATATCGCCGAATTGAACCGGCTGCAGGCCGAAATCAGGATGGACCTCAACGTGGCCACTGTCACCGGAGTCCAGGCCCTGAGCGGCGCGGAGGTGATGGCCACGGACCTGAGGGCCAGCGCGGCTTTGGTGCTGGCTGGCATGGTGGCGCAGGGAACAACGGTCGTTTCCCGCATCTACCACATCGACCGCGGCTACGACCGCATCGAGGAGAAGCTCAATGGCATCGGGGCCCGCATCACGCGTGAGCTGGCCTGA
- a CDS encoding SDR family NAD(P)-dependent oxidoreductase encodes MASGPASRVSWPDPILVTGGAGFIGSHLCEALLQKGSRVICLDNFCSFYAPLIKRANISACLENPSFTLVEADITDPQALESVFATHKPALVAHLAAMAGVRPSIADPELYARVNVLGTLNLLQLCARHGVDKFIFASSSSVYGNNPQIPFSESDRVDDPISPYAATKKAGELLCHTWHHLYGISMLCLRFFTVYGPRQRPDLAIHKFLGLMARGEMIPVFGDGSSSRDYTYVADTVNGILGALDYVQNHPCYEIINLGNDRGVRLDGMIAVLEEVTGMKARQEHLPPQEGDVLRTRADISKARRLLGYDPSTSFEQGIARFWEWWRTQG; translated from the coding sequence ATGGCATCGGGGCCCGCATCACGCGTGAGCTGGCCTGATCCGATCCTGGTGACCGGCGGCGCCGGCTTTATCGGCTCCCATCTTTGCGAAGCCTTGCTGCAAAAGGGCTCCAGGGTCATCTGCCTGGACAATTTCTGCTCCTTTTACGCTCCCCTGATAAAGCGGGCCAACATCAGCGCCTGCCTGGAGAATCCCTCGTTTACGCTGGTCGAGGCCGACATCACCGATCCCCAGGCTCTGGAATCAGTCTTTGCAACCCACAAACCCGCATTGGTGGCCCATCTGGCCGCCATGGCCGGAGTGCGCCCTTCCATCGCGGACCCGGAGCTCTACGCGCGGGTCAATGTCCTGGGCACGCTCAATCTTTTGCAGCTTTGCGCCAGGCACGGCGTCGACAAGTTCATCTTTGCCTCCTCTTCCTCGGTCTATGGCAACAACCCCCAAATCCCCTTTTCCGAAAGCGACCGGGTTGATGACCCCATCTCGCCCTATGCCGCCACCAAAAAGGCCGGCGAACTGCTCTGCCACACCTGGCACCACCTTTACGGAATATCCATGCTCTGCCTGAGATTTTTCACGGTCTACGGACCCCGCCAGCGGCCTGACCTCGCCATCCACAAATTCCTGGGCCTGATGGCCCGCGGAGAGATGATCCCGGTCTTCGGCGACGGCTCCAGCAGCCGGGATTACACCTATGTCGCGGATACCGTCAACGGCATTCTGGGCGCTCTGGATTATGTCCAGAACCACCCCTGCTACGAGATCATCAACCTCGGCAACGACCGCGGGGTCAGGCTGGACGGGATGATCGCGGTTTTGGAAGAGGTGACGGGGATGAAAGCGCGTCAGGAACACCTTCCCCCGCAGGAAGGCGATGTGCTCCGGACCAGGGCAGACATCTCCAAAGCGCGGCGGCTCCTGGGCTATGATCCATCCACCAGTTTCGAGCAGGGCATTGCACGTTTCTGGGAGTGGTGGCGGACACAAGGCTGA